In Nicotiana tabacum cultivar K326 chromosome 19, ASM71507v2, whole genome shotgun sequence, one DNA window encodes the following:
- the LOC107791691 gene encoding uncharacterized protein LOC107791691, protein MHPSDNSGATLVPIPFDDFGYRSWRRGIMRILSVKNKLGFINGECKRPNPDSSKFCLWERCDDMVTSWILNSLAKEIANSIEYVADAFELWRELEDRYDQTNGTKLYQIQKEINDLSQGALDFTSYYTKMKKKWEKLNTLIAKSHCTCNFTCGAKESMHKAEQDRRLIQFLMGLNETYTVV, encoded by the coding sequence ATGCATCCATCTGATAATTCCGGAGCAACTTTAGTCCCTATTCCATTTGATGACTTTGGATATCGATCGTGGAGAAGAGGTATAATGCGAATATTATCTGTGAAGAATAAGCTGGGATTCATCAACGGAGAATGCAAGAGACCAAATCCAGATTCATCAAAATTTTGCCTATGGGAAAGATGTGATGATATGGTCACCTCATGGATCCTAAACTCCTTAGCTAAGGAAATTGCAAATAGTATTGAGTATGTAGCAGATGCATTCGAATTGTGGAGAGAACTTGAGGATCGATATGATCAGACAAATGGAACAAAACTATACCAGATTCAGAAAGAAATCAATGATCTATCCCAAGGAGCCCTTGATTTCACTAGTTATtacacaaaaatgaaaaagaaatgggAGAAACTCAACACTTTGATTGCCAAATCTCATTGCACTTGTAACTTCACATGTGGAGCTAAGGAGAGCATGCATAAAGCTGAGCAGGATAGGAGGTTGATACAATTCCTTATGGGATTGAATGAGACGTACACTGTAGTTTGA
- the LOC107791694 gene encoding uncharacterized protein LOC107791694 → MADKPSRALVLYGDGLARFLNPTHTHLHSFASRACCGFLSLPHSPPSETEDARIVREFAELVDASEAYLNQNEAEISETQTQEKLVAATISERFMGMKAAVISDDLRLKSFCDKLGFTVLELNEVIGTVIDQVESSVLASKLLELLGFQQGKTLESSQFDLVILHVGAGQRTNGLKDLDHVNRLVGDLMQMAHPGTEVGSRLHMSVVLSYGVVREDDDSMYSIADARPESNSKLSCIFPRQSYTIKEGKPRPNVRQYCPMLVAQWQNAVTRKDMAEAYLYKDFKEYGANLVIPADRFLHEVAFKMWKAPKYGA, encoded by the exons ATGGCAGACAAGCCTAGCAGAGCACTGGTGTTATACGGTGATGGGTTGGCCCGATTTCTCAACCCGACCCATACCCACCTCCATTCTTTCGCTTCTCGAGCTTGCTGTGGCTTCTTGTCTCTTCCTCACTCTCCTCCTTCAG AAACGGAGGATGCAAGAATAGTCAGAGAATTTGCTGAGCTAGTGGATGCAAGTGAAGCTTATCTTAACCAG aATGAGGCAGAAATTTCTGAAACACAAACTCAGGAGAAACTTGTAGCGGCTACAATATCAGAGAG GTTTATGGGGATGAAAGCTGCTGTCATCAGTGATGATTTAAGATTGAAGAGTTTCTGTGATAAGCTCGGCTTCACCGTCTTAGAGTTGAATGAGGTAATTGGCACCGTTATTGACCAGGTCGAGTCATCCGTCTTAGCTTCCAAATTGTTAGAGTTGCTGGGTTTTCAACAAGGGAAGACCTTAGAGTCGAGCCAATTTGATTTGGTTATCCTTCACGTTGGAGCTGGTCAAAGGACAAATGGCCTGAAAGACTTGGATCATGTCAATCGCTTGGTCGGCGATTTAATGCAAATGGCACATCCCGGAACGGAAGTAGGTTCTAGGTTGCACATGTCAGTTGTATTGAGCTATGGTGTTGTTCGCGAGGATGATGATTCCATGTATTCCATTGCTGACGCTAGACCAGAGAGTAACTCTAAACTTTCTTGTATTTTCCCTCGTCAAAGTTATacaattaaagaaggaaaacCACGACCGAATGTTAG GCAGTATTGCCCCATGTTAGTAGCCCAGTGGCAGAATGCGGTGACTCGAAAAGATATGGCGGAGGCATATTTATACAAGGATTTCAAAGAG TATGGCGCAAACCTTGTGATTCCAGCTGATAGATTTTTACATGAAGTGGCATTTAAGATGTGGAAGGCTCCAAAATACGGAGCTTGA
- the LOC107791695 gene encoding NADH dehydrogenase [ubiquinone] iron-sulfur protein 7, mitochondrial produces the protein MALIARNAKRLTETAPFLQRAATIHTTLPVLSQQPSSSPATYDRSPPPSTTSPAGISKTAEYVISKVDDLMNWARRGSIWPMTFGLACCAVEMMHAGAARYDFDRFGVIFRPSPRQSDCMIVAGTLTNKMAPALRKVYDQMPEPRWVISMGSCANGGGYYHYSYSVVRGCDRIVPVDIYVPGCPPTAEALLYGVLQLQKKINRRKDFLMWWTK, from the exons ATGGCGTTAATCGCTCGAAACGCAAAACGGCTAACCGAAACGGCGCCGTTCCTTCAAAGGGCGGCGACGATCCACACGACACTCCCAGTACTCTCACAGCAACCTTCTTCTTCTCCGGCCACGTATGATCGCTCGCCGCCGCCGTCCACGACGTCGCCGGCTGGGATATCAAAAACGGCGGAGTATGTGATATCAAAGGTCGACGATCTGATGAATTGGGCTCGGCGCGGGTCCATTTGGCCCATGACATTTGGGCTGGCCTGCTGTGCCGTCGAAATGATGCACGCTGGAGCTGCGCGTTATGATTTTGATCGATTTGGTGTAATTTTCAGACCTAGCCCGAGACAGTCTGATTGTATGATTGTTGCTGGTACACTTACCAATAAAATGGCCCCTGCTCTTCGCAA AGTCTATGATCAAATGCCCGAGCCAAGGTGGGTCATTTCTATGGGGAGCTGTGCAAATGGTGGAGGATACTACCATTACTCATATTCTGTCGTGCGAGGCTGTGACAGGATTGTCCCGGTTGACATTTATGTTCCAGGTTGCCCACCTACTGCTGAGGCCCTTCTATACGGAGTTCTTCAACTGCAGAAGAAGATTAATAGGCGCAAGGATTTCCTCATGTGGTGGACCAAATAA